Genomic segment of Colletotrichum destructivum chromosome 5, complete sequence:
GACTGGTGCCACCCCATCATCCACGGCTACATTGATCAGGCTGGTTCGGCTCCCCTCATCCAGACATTTGCAGTGGAGTTGTGTTAGGTGGCTGACGACGTGAACCAAAGCTCTATCCATATACGGCCGTACTGCCTACATCACCATCATTGCCCGGCGATCCCGCTTCTTTGCCGGTGCTAGGTTCCTCAAACGCGGAGCCAACGATTTGGTAGGTTGACTTCACTAACGAATCTATATCGTCGAACATTCTCTTACTGACACTGTGGGTGCTGAAAGGGTTACGTAGCCAATGACGTCGAAACAGAACAGATAGTTTCAGAGGCCTTAACTACTTCATTTCACGCCCCTGGACCAATACTCTTTTCAAGCCCGCAGTATACCTCGTATGTTCAGCATAGGGGCAGTATCCCGCTCTACTGGACACAGGACAACACAGGCGTGACCCCGAAACCGCCAATCGAGCTCAATTTGGTCGACCCGTTTTACAGCGCGGCCGCCCTTCATTTCGACAACCTCTTCGAGCGCTACGGCGCCCCTATCTACGTACTCAATCTGGTCAAGGCCAGAGAAAGGACGCCGCGTGAGTCCAAGTTGTTGCTCGAATACACCAATGCCATCAATTATCTGAACCAGTTCCTACCCGAGGGGCGCAAGATCATCCACAAGGCCTGGGATATGAGTCGAGCGGCAAAGAGTCGTGATCAGGATGTTATAGGTACTCTGGAGCGAATCGCCGAGGATGTTGTCACAACCACAGGATTTTTccacgatggcgacggcaaGGTGCACCCGACAAGTGTACAGAATGGCGTGGCCCGGACAAACTGCATTGACTGCCTGGATCGCACCAATGCGGCGCAATTTGTCATTGGCAAAAGGGCCCTTGGGCATCAGCTACACGCGCTCGGCATCCTTGAAGATACGTCTATCAACTACGACACGGATGCTGTTAACCTCTTTACACATATGTACCATGACCATGGCGACACAATTGCTGTACAGTACGGTGGCTCTCAGTTGGTCAACACCATGGAGACCTACCGCAAAATCAACCAGTGGACAAGTCATTCGCGGGACATGATAGAGAGTTTCAAAAGATACTACAACAACTCTTTCCTCGATGGTCAGCGGCAGGAGGCATACAACCTGTTCCTTGGCAACTATATCTTTGCCCAGGGGCAGCCAATGTTGTGGGACCTGGCGACGGACTACTACCTTCATCACGCGGACCCGCGAGCTTGGTCGGAGAAAACGAAACGTAACTACATCAACTGGTACACGACGGAAAACCTGAAATTAAGGAGGTTCCCAACGTACAGCCAGCCTCCTGGCGAAGTCAGAAAAATGCCCGTGTCTTTCTTTGACGACTACTGGGTTGAATACTATCGACCCTCCACGCTCTCATCGTTCCTAAAGATGTTTCCCTACAAGATGAACTCGACCATCAAGTACATACCCTTCAAGTCCACGCAGGATGGTCGCTATGATCTGAGCCCCTTCAGGATCCGTAACGAAACTGATCTGGACGCccacgagaagaagaagccgaagaaggAGGTGATTATTGTCGATCCGCAGGATCTGAAGTCTCCTCGGGATACGGACGCTGCGTCCGTCCTGTCAGACCGCACCACGGGTGGCAAGGGAATCTCTATACATCGCTGGCTCCAGCCCATGCAGGACAGAGTGACGGGACACCATGGGATCATGAAAGAAACCCATACTGAACCGCAAGGGTCGCCCAAGGTCAAGCCTACAGCCCAGGAAAAGACAAAGGCAGCCCAGTGGACGTTCACCAAGGCCGTCAATGAGTCTCTCAATCCATCCGTCAGTCAacaagaggccgaggatTACGAACGCTACATCAGCCATCCCCAAAACCTACCTTTGGTTGTGTCGGCCGAGGTCCAGGCGGAGAATCAGTCCGAGTATCAACATTATGTCCAGAGCAGCTGGCAGAGCGATGCCCTCGCCCCCGTTGGTGCCGAAGAGGATGTCGCTGTGTACGCCGAGCTCCTCAAAGTTGGTAGTAACCCCCTTACCGTCACCGAGGAAGATGCTCAGAAGAAACGGTACAAAGCTTATAGGAAGTGGCTACGTGGCAAGTCCTTCTTCAAGCAGCAGCCACTCGACTGAATTGGCCTGCATCGTCTTCTTTGCCCACCGTCTCCTTTGCACCTTCAATGTCCGCGAATAGCTTTGCAAGCCTGGGCTCAGCGGCCAACAGCGGCGAGAAATAATGATGCGGggtgaggccggcagctATCAAGATGGCCTGTAGCATGTGGGCGAGCCTAGACACTTCTTCTAGAGCTTTCCCATTTGCCACACTACCTGGCAACCTCATATGTTCATCAAGCACGTTGAGCCAGCAGATGCTAATCATCCTCAGCACTACACCCAAGTGTGACGCATCAGCGATCCTTGGCCAACAGTTTAGCATGATAGCTGCCAATGCTTGAGCGGCTGCTCGGATGCAGCTCGGTCGTGAAACGAGAAACGGGTCGGTCATAATGGCGGAGACCATGGAAAGAAGTTCCTGTGCAGGGTTAGCGCCTGGACAGAGGTGCGTGTGATTCTCCCGGCCTGCCTTCATGTGGGGTATGGCAGACTGGCCAAGCTGGTGAACAATTGGAATCATTTGTTGAGCGAGCAGCTCTACGATCCGGATGTACTCGGACGCGTGCCAGTAGCCAGCAAGTATACCCTCCGTCAGTAGTTTAACCAGAAGTTTCGTCTTTTGGGGTctggcttcgtcgtcggggaactgggcgtcggccagctgcaCGATGGCGTTGTAGGCTGGTACGAGCAGTTCCAGTGACTCATCCTCGGGTGTCGAGCCTGGGAGGGAGAGCAGCGAGGGGAACACGGACTGCTGGAATATTTCGCCGAGGCCCgtgtcgccgaggaggcgggcTGGGCATCTTAAGACGAAGTTGTGTAGCACGAGAAGGCCCTTCCGTTTAAATCTTGTCTCTGTGTCGTCCATCAAGGCTAGCAGAACTGGAGTGAATAGTGGCCAGCACTTGCTGACTAGAGATTCCTAGGGAAAGGAGTACATCAGTCATGCATTTCAATCAGGTGGTGAGAAACCCAAGAGGATCAATGAACCAACATCGGCATGTTCTACGGCCCAGTTGAAGACCGTAATGGCGTGAATATGGGTGGTTTTCCAAGGCTGTGTTTCAATGAGGGCTGACTGAGAGGCCCAGTGCTTATCATCGTCCATGAAATAAGCCTTCCTCCCAGTTGAGGTGATGCGGCTTGAGGTGGCCCGAGAAAAAATAGGCCGAATAAAATGCTCCAGTACCGTGGATTCGATGAATTTACGCTTCGTGTCGTCATTCAGGGAGTGGCGTAGTATGTCCTCGGCGCTCGACGCGGCGCCTAAGGTTGTCCAGGTGTCATGGTTGTTGGTGTAGGCGGCTACACGAACCAAatcttcttcgccgagctGCGCAGTAAAGCCAACAACGAGACTCCTCAAAACGTCCAACGCAGCTTCCGCCAAGGCAAGGCTATCGACACAGTACGAGGCAGCGGGGTTGTGCAAGAACCCGGCGGCATGGTTCGCGAGATGCTGAATGGGTTCCTCATCTTGCGACCCTTGATCTATGCGGTCGATCCTTTTTAAACAGAGGGACAGAACCTCCAGAACACGGATTTGAGTCTGTCATCAAAATGTCAGCCAGCATGCAGTACGGGTGCTTGAAACAGCTCACCAAAGACTCGCACTTGGCTAGGTCGTTGGCAAGGTTTCCTAGCGTGTATTGGCCCGGGAGAACTGTCTCTTGCGATTAGCTAGCGACGCAAACGTGAGCAGTTTCGTAAACCGTGGATGTAAAAACACACCGTAGGCTTCTTCTATGCTTTTCCCGCTGGAGGCTGCTTGCTGCCAAGCCTCGACAGTTTCGCGCAACATCTTTTGGGGGGTATCGTTGTCAGCAGGTGAGTGGATGACACGTGCAAAGACGAAATTACCACCAAGCTGACTGCACGGCACGACGGGGCCACAAGTCCCTAGTAAGTTTTAGCGACAATGAAAAGCGTGGCTAATCGAAAATCCGGCGACAAACGCAGGTTGACATCCGAAGTCGGGTAaggggttttttttttttggaagCTCTAAATGGAAGCCTGGATTCCCTGATTCCCCTGTAGGCATAAACAGTGCTAACACATCAAGAGCGCACATCACACGTGACACCCTCGTTTTCCCAGCCTCGCCCTTAGGTTCTGCAAGCAATAAAACACTTCGCATCCAGCTATTTCCCTCAAACGGGTTGTCTATTAGGGTATGCCGGGCACTTGTTCAATTAAGTTGGAATCCCCGCCCTTATCTATTGTGAAgtacatatatatataacTCATCCGCCAAATCTCAACCCTAACACTTGATACTGTTCAAGCTGTAGCTTCAACCCGGGCAATGATAAGACGTCTCGGGCAAAGAACAAGGGCGAACATCTCACCTGTTCATGCGTTATTGAATGCAAC
This window contains:
- a CDS encoding Putative SAC domain, polyphosphoinositide phosphatase Fig4; protein product: MAERSASRDSKAPMNLSGDADTDKYSRDPSPVFPFLNNDETAQALSSDAATQSRAGEDDAEEEPAVAKPFVRTSSPDSAARAADAYDEKGLDRLDRKMHKFSLYETATRYYIVGGDVTERRYRILKIERTTDDSELSLTDDKIIYSQKEMNQLLDTIDDGNKGTGGIKLRCTAWGLLGFIKFTGPYYMLLITKKSTVAMIGGHYIYQVDGTELVPLTPNRFKADVRNTEESRFLGILNNLDLTRSFYYSYSYDITRTLQHNLTREREALARGLPGAMDDFNGMFVWNSHLLQPAMNALKDPFDWCHPIIHGYIDQAALSIYGRTAYITIIARRSRFFAGARFLKRGANDLGYVANDVETEQIVSEALTTSFHAPGPILFSSPQYTSYVQHRGSIPLYWTQDNTGVTPKPPIELNLVDPFYSAAALHFDNLFERYGAPIYVLNLVKARERTPRESKLLLEYTNAINYLNQFLPEGRKIIHKAWDMSRAAKSRDQDVIGTLERIAEDVVTTTGFFHDGDGKVHPTSVQNGVARTNCIDCLDRTNAAQFVIGKRALGHQLHALGILEDTSINYDTDAVNLFTHMYHDHGDTIAVQYGGSQLVNTMETYRKINQWTSHSRDMIESFKRYYNNSFLDGQRQEAYNLFLGNYIFAQGQPMLWDLATDYYLHHADPRAWSEKTKRNYINWYTTENLKLRRFPTYSQPPGEVRKMPVSFFDDYWVEYYRPSTLSSFLKMFPYKMNSTIKYIPFKSTQDGRYDLSPFRIRNETDLDAHEKKKPKKEVIIVDPQDLKSPRDTDAASVLSDRTTGGKGISIHRWLQPMQDRVTGHHGIMKETHTEPQGSPKVKPTAQEKTKAAQWTFTKAVNESLNPSVSQQEAEDYERYISHPQNLPLVVSAEVQAENQSEYQHYVQSSWQSDALAPVGAEEDVAVYAELLKVGSNPLTVTEEDAQKKRYKAYRKWLRGKSFFKQQPLD